In Gopherus flavomarginatus isolate rGopFla2 chromosome 1, rGopFla2.mat.asm, whole genome shotgun sequence, a single genomic region encodes these proteins:
- the MED4 gene encoding mediator of RNA polymerase II transcription subunit 4, translated as MAAGGERSSTRDRLLAALEDLELLARELIEILAISRNQKLPQPGEESQILELLIQRDGEFQELMKLALDQGKIHHEMQLLEKVVEKRDSDIQQLQKQLKEAEHILATAVYQAKEKLKSIEKARKGAISSEEIIKYAHRISASNAVCAPLTWVPGDPRRPYPTDLEMRSGLLGQMNNPSTNGVNGHLPGDALAAGRLPDVLAPQYPWQSSDISMNMLPPNHSNDFMLEPPGHNKENEDDVEVMSTDSSSSSSDSD; from the exons GGAACTGATTGAAATTTTGGCAATTTCGAGAAACCAGAAACTCCCACAACCAGGAGAGGAGAGCCAG ATCCTGGAGTTGCTCATTCAGAGAGATGGAGAGTTTCAGGAATTAATGAAACTGGCACTTGATCAGGGGAAAATTCATCATGAAATGCAGCTATTAGAAAAAGTAGTCGAAAAGAGGGACAGTGATATTCAGCAGCTACAAAAACAACTGAAAGAAGCAGAGCATATACTG GCAACAGCTGTTTATCAAGCAAAGGAAAAACTAAAATCAATAGAAAAAGCAAGAAAGG GTGCTATTTCATCTGAAGAAATAATTAAATATGCCCACAGGATTAGTGCCAGCAACGCTGTTTGTGCTCCTCTGACATGGGTACCAG GGGACCCACGCAGGCCATATCCTACAGATTTGGAGATGAGGAGTGGCCTTTTGGGTCAGATGAACAACCCATCCACTAATGGAGTTAATGGACACTTGCCAGGGGATGCACTTGCAGCAGGCAGATTGCCAG atgTGCTTGCTCCTCAATATCCCTGGCAATCAAGTGATATCTCAATGAACATGCTACCTCCTAATCATAGCAATGACTTTATGCTGGAGCCTCCAGGGCACAATAAAGAAAATGAAGATGATGTAGAAGTTATGTCAACAGACTCCTCAAGCAGCAGTAGTGACTCAGATTAA